The following coding sequences lie in one Niabella agricola genomic window:
- a CDS encoding acyl carrier protein phosphodiesterase, which produces MNFLAHAYLSFRHPDVLVGNMISDFVKGNHQQDYPQGIQAGIRLHREIDAFTDAHPATLAAKQVFRSEYRLYSGAFMDVAYDYFLANDTLEFPPGTLEIFTQETYHTLDHYFEQLPEGFRQLFYYMKQQNWLLNYREPRGIYKSFAGLVRRAKYLNDSQPAEKIFAANIKRLEENYRLFWTDLKPFAEEQFKKLTN; this is translated from the coding sequence CATTCCGCCATCCGGATGTTCTTGTAGGCAATATGATCAGCGACTTTGTGAAAGGAAACCACCAGCAGGACTATCCGCAGGGAATTCAGGCCGGGATCCGTTTGCACCGTGAGATTGATGCGTTTACCGACGCTCACCCCGCTACCCTTGCCGCCAAACAGGTTTTCAGAAGCGAATACCGGTTATACAGCGGTGCTTTTATGGATGTTGCATATGATTACTTTCTTGCAAACGACACGCTGGAGTTCCCCCCGGGAACGCTTGAGATTTTTACCCAGGAAACTTATCATACGCTGGATCACTATTTTGAACAACTGCCGGAAGGCTTCCGTCAATTGTTTTATTATATGAAACAGCAAAACTGGCTATTGAACTACCGCGAGCCCCGGGGTATTTACAAAAGTTTTGCCGGGTTGGTACGCCGGGCAAAATACCTGAATGACAGTCAGCCGGCTGAAAAAATATTTGCGGCAAACATTAAACGTTTGGAGGAAAACTACCGTCTGTTTTGGACAGACCTGAAACCTTTTGCGGAAGAACAATTTAAAAAGTTGACGAATTAA
- a CDS encoding DUF2911 domain-containing protein, with product MTKYVLIVAMGLFFHIAAHSQSWIPVDKSPMDQIYFPVDYPSKKIRGTSEPLRMRVIYSRPAKNNRKIFNSDIVPYGKVWRLGANEATEIQFFTPAMIGGKKVPAGRYTIYCIPTEKEWTFIVNKDTDAWGAFNYDATKDVVRVSTPVEELKDPVEFLTIDFEKSGSTVNLAIEWDQKKASLPINF from the coding sequence ATGACAAAGTATGTATTAATAGTAGCCATGGGCCTTTTTTTTCATATAGCCGCCCACAGCCAATCCTGGATACCAGTCGATAAATCTCCGATGGACCAGATTTATTTCCCGGTTGATTATCCCTCAAAAAAAATCAGGGGCACCAGTGAACCGTTGCGTATGCGGGTTATTTATAGCCGGCCGGCTAAAAACAACCGCAAGATCTTTAACTCTGATATTGTGCCTTATGGCAAGGTTTGGCGCCTGGGGGCTAATGAGGCAACAGAGATCCAGTTTTTTACTCCGGCAATGATTGGTGGAAAAAAAGTGCCCGCAGGCCGGTACACTATTTATTGCATTCCCACCGAAAAGGAATGGACCTTTATTGTAAACAAAGACACCGACGCCTGGGGCGCTTTTAATTACGATGCAACAAAAGATGTAGTTCGCGTATCGACACCTGTGGAAGAATTGAAAGATCCGGTAGAATTCCTGACCATTGATTTTGAAAAAAGCGGATCAACCGTTAACTTGGCCATTGAATGGGATCAAAAGAAAGCGTCCCTGCCTATTAATTTTTAA
- a CDS encoding DUF2911 domain-containing protein, whose translation MNCIKGRWFLLAGFALLVACNQKPETKITQPTPKVAPPGSLQAVNPTNPYEPVDVSPLDMSYYPVHYPLQKMSGSSTEKPVMRVIYSRPHLQGRSLFGSVLKYDQPWRMGANEATELDVFRPVYLSNKKIEPGRYTLYSIPHEKSWTIVLNNNLDTWGLRQDSTQDLFRIEVPSTDNNPMVEYFTMVFQQADTGANLIIAWGETLVKLPFVIK comes from the coding sequence ATGAACTGTATCAAGGGCAGATGGTTCCTGCTTGCCGGCTTCGCATTACTGGTGGCCTGTAATCAGAAGCCCGAAACGAAAATTACACAACCCACGCCTAAAGTGGCCCCGCCAGGGTCCCTGCAAGCGGTAAATCCTACCAATCCCTATGAGCCGGTAGACGTATCCCCGCTTGATATGAGTTACTATCCGGTGCATTACCCGCTGCAGAAAATGAGCGGCAGCTCCACGGAAAAGCCGGTCATGCGCGTTATTTATAGCCGGCCGCATCTCCAGGGGCGTTCCCTGTTTGGGTCGGTGCTCAAATATGATCAGCCCTGGCGGATGGGCGCCAATGAAGCTACTGAACTGGATGTGTTCCGGCCCGTTTATCTCAGTAACAAAAAAATTGAACCCGGCCGGTACACCCTTTACAGTATTCCACACGAAAAAAGCTGGACCATCGTACTGAATAATAATCTGGATACCTGGGGACTCCGGCAGGACAGCACCCAGGATCTTTTCCGGATAGAAGTGCCTTCTACCGACAATAATCCCATGGTGGAATACTTTACCATGGTTTTTCAGCAGGCAGATACGGGTGCAAACCTGATCATTGCCTGGGGCGAAACACTGGTGAAACTTCCCTTTGTGATCAAATAA
- a CDS encoding GNAT family N-acetyltransferase: MITDNIRLQPTVIADLERFFTFQLDKEAIHLAAFTPKDPTDKTAYLTKYSKLLNEPTVHMRTILVDNVIAGSISKFEIEGEAEITYWIDRNFWGKGIGTTALQQFLTLESMRPIFGRVAFDNFGSQRVLEKGGFVRIGKDKGFANARQAEIEEFIYKLG, translated from the coding sequence ATGATAACAGATAACATACGATTGCAGCCGACGGTGATCGCTGACCTTGAACGGTTCTTTACCTTCCAGCTGGACAAAGAGGCGATCCATTTGGCCGCGTTTACACCTAAGGACCCGACAGACAAAACGGCCTACTTAACGAAGTATTCAAAATTGCTGAACGAACCTACGGTACATATGCGCACGATTCTGGTAGACAATGTTATTGCGGGCAGTATTTCAAAATTTGAAATAGAAGGCGAAGCGGAGATTACCTATTGGATCGACCGGAATTTTTGGGGTAAAGGGATTGGCACTACCGCACTGCAACAGTTCCTGACGCTTGAAAGTATGCGGCCCATTTTTGGACGAGTGGCCTTTGATAATTTCGGGTCACAGCGTGTTTTAGAGAAAGGCGGTTTTGTAAGAATTGGCAAGGACAAAGGCTTCGCCAATGCACGGCAGGCAGAAATAGAGGAGTTTATTTATAAGCTGGGCTGA
- a CDS encoding dihydrofolate reductase family protein, producing the protein MRNLIVSEMITLDGVMQGPGGPEEDRSGGFEYGGWTAAYDDEESGKAFQKQMQPADYLLGRKTFEIWENYWPQHDDFWPAVNAGTKYVLSATRGSSDWKNTVFLESLEGIRALKNTNGPDLQVWGSGQLVRLLLQQDLVDELWLKIFPVTLGTGKKLFENGPIPAAFTLTESTVTPGGVIFVNYKRAGKVKTGTAGA; encoded by the coding sequence ATGCGAAACTTAATCGTATCAGAAATGATCACATTGGATGGGGTTATGCAGGGTCCCGGCGGCCCGGAAGAAGACCGGTCCGGCGGTTTTGAATACGGCGGCTGGACAGCAGCCTATGACGACGAGGAGTCCGGCAAGGCCTTTCAAAAACAAATGCAGCCGGCAGACTACCTTTTGGGCAGGAAAACCTTTGAGATTTGGGAAAACTACTGGCCGCAACATGACGACTTTTGGCCGGCTGTCAATGCAGGTACCAAATATGTGCTGTCTGCCACACGGGGCAGTTCGGATTGGAAAAACACTGTTTTTCTCGAAAGCCTGGAGGGCATCAGAGCACTTAAAAATACAAACGGCCCTGATCTCCAGGTTTGGGGCAGTGGCCAGCTTGTTCGGTTGCTGCTACAGCAGGATCTGGTAGATGAGCTTTGGCTCAAAATTTTTCCGGTGACGCTGGGTACGGGAAAAAAGCTGTTTGAAAACGGCCCCATTCCTGCAGCTTTTACATTAACGGAAAGCACGGTTACCCCCGGTGGTGTGATTTTTGTCAATTACAAACGAGCGGGGAAGGTGAAGACCGGTACTGCCGGCGCATAA